In Micromonospora ferruginea, the sequence GCTTCTCCCACGCCCCGGTCAGCCGCACCGGGCTGGTGGCGGTCGCCCACGGTTGGGCCACCGACCGCTCAGCGAGCAGCGCGACGACCGATTCGTCAACGTCTGCTGCTCCCGCCGCCAGTTCGGCCCACGGCGGGGGTGGCAGCCGCCAGCCGTCGCCGTGGTCGGCGACCACCGCCGCGTTGTGTTCACGCTGCTGAGGTGGGGTGAAGTCCTCGTTCGCGGCGCCGTCGGGCAGCGGACCGGTGTCGACGAAGACCAGTTGGGCGATGCGGTCGGTCATGCGGTCGGCGGCGGCGGTCGTCACGACCGCGCCGGCGTAGCTGTGCCCGACGAGGACCACGTCGTGCAGGTCCTCGTAGCGCAGCAGGTTGACCACGTCGGTGACGTGGACGTCGAGGTCGGTGTCCGGGCGGGCCAGGTGGGCGCGTTCGCCCATGCCGGTCAGGCTCAGCGGATACACCTCGTGGCCGTGCGCACGAAGGGCGGCGGTGACCGGGCGCCAGGCCCACGCGCCGAGCCAGAACCCAGGAACCAGTACGAATGTCGTCATGCCTGACACGCTACGATCAATACCGGACAGGATCCGCCCGGATGAGGAGTCAGACTTTTGGCCCGGCCCACCGCGCGTGTCCTGGCGATGCTGGAGATCCTCCAGGCCGGTGGCGGCTTCACCGTCGCCGACCTGGCCGGTCGGCTGGGCGTCGACGAGCGCACGGTCCGCCGCTACGCCGCGCATCTCGCCGACCTCGGCATCCCGGTCGAGGCCCGGCGCGGTCGCTACGGCGGGTACCGGCTGGCGCCCGGATACAAGCTGCCGCCACTCATGCTCACCGGCGAGGAGGCGGTCGCCGTCATGCTCGGGCTCGTCGCCGCCACCCGGGCCGGGCTGGTCACCGCCGAGGGCGCGGCCGCCGAGAGCGCGACCGCGAAGATCCGCCGGGTACTGCCGGCCGTCCTGGCCCGGCGGATCGATTCGCTGCTCGGCACCGTGGACTTCACCGCTCCGGCCCGCAGGTCCGCCCCGCCCGGCATCGAGGTGCTGCTGGTGCTCGCCGAAGCGGCCCGACATCAGCAGCCGGTGAACATCACCTA encodes:
- a CDS encoding alpha/beta fold hydrolase, translating into MTTFVLVPGFWLGAWAWRPVTAALRAHGHEVYPLSLTGMGERAHLARPDTDLDVHVTDVVNLLRYEDLHDVVLVGHSYAGAVVTTAAADRMTDRIAQLVFVDTGPLPDGAANEDFTPPQQREHNAAVVADHGDGWRLPPPPWAELAAGAADVDESVVALLAERSVAQPWATATSPVRLTGAWEKLPRLGVLSSFTAAQAREMAATMPLCQHMAGDSWRYEELPTWHWPMLSRPAELAEILHRARPTA
- a CDS encoding helix-turn-helix transcriptional regulator, yielding MARPTARVLAMLEILQAGGGFTVADLAGRLGVDERTVRRYAAHLADLGIPVEARRGRYGGYRLAPGYKLPPLMLTGEEAVAVMLGLVAATRAGLVTAEGAAAESATAKIRRVLPAVLARRIDSLLGTVDFTAPARRSAPPGIEVLLVLAEAARHQQPVNITYTTWRGESGERQLDPYGLVFHAGRWYVTGHDHDRRAVRTFRLDRIGAARLTQGRFDIPAGFDPTTQVLTGLAAVPYAHDISVVLHTSLGQAQRRIPPSVGTLTEVPDGVRLTTRVERLDGAAQMLAGLGWPFTIDRPDELRDEVRALAARLLTDADAGR